The genomic DNA TGCATTTGCAACAGCTCCTCTTTGCAATGAATACCGGCGGCTGCCATGTGAAAGGAGGGCGCAACCATTAATTCCATTGAGTTTTCAGCACTTTTAGAATCGGAAGAAAATGAAATTTTAGAACCCGGTCAGGCTTATATATCACGAGATAATTCTGTAACTTTTACTAGTGACTTTGTGCCGCTTATCAAGCTGGGCAGTATAGTAACGGTTATTCGTGTGATAGGCGAAAAAAGATTGGAACGTTTTGTTGGCAAGGTCTATCTATCTTCACGCAAGCTGCTTAGAATCGTCGATGTTGAAAATGAAACGATTGACGCTGCACTTGAGATGTTTGAGAGCAATGCCGTTTTTCCAACTGAGTTTTTAGTTGCGCCGGGCGCAACCACCCGTTTTAATGTTCAGAAAGCACATGCCGTCAGCGGGTTTGTCCGTTATGTATCGCCCCAATACGTTAAGATATGTACGATGGAGTTTGTAGATAAGGGCGAGTATCTGGTGTTTTCGCTTGAAGAGCCATCGCTCTCAATTGATAAAATGCTGGTGCGCATTAAAGAGCGCATTCTTCTGATGCGTAGCGCTGCACTTCTGCTGTGTGAGGTGGTTTCACTCAACATGCACAACGGGGTAGCGATTGCGGGCTATCTGGATGAACTAAAGGCGAAAGAAGAGCAGGAGTAATAAGCATATTTAAGGCCAAGCCGAACGGGTTATTGCCCGTTCGGCATTTTTTTATTCTGTAGCCCTATTTGCTTTAAGCTGGCTGCCAGAGTGTGTACTGCATCGTTGTCCGCTTTATGGACGGCGGCAACATTGCTTTTAATTGTCTGCAGCAGTTCATCTCGTAATACATTTAGTTCCAGCGGGGCGTCGATGCCTATTTTAACCTTGTCACCTGAAATTTCGGTAATGGTGATATGAATATTGTCGCCGATATGAAACGTCTGACCGCTTTTACGGCTTATGACTAGCATAACGACCCCTCCCCGACGTTATTAAGCGGGGTACGAACCGAATAGTCCTGGTCTAAAACTACCTGGGCGGCGAGTTTTTTAGCAGGGTTAATTACGAGGGGACTTTTCAGGTTGACGGTAGCCTCTCCAGTTTGCGTGTGGATAACCACCAGATTGCGGAAAACGGCATCTTCCTGTGTGGAAAGCTCGAGCTTAGTTAGTACACTGGGTGCAACGCTCGGTGCATAATTGTCAAAAACCATGTGAGGGTCAATAATAATAAAGCAGACGTCCTTGTCATCCACCGATTGCAACCAGCCCAAGGCATCACCCATCTCATCGTCATATAAAATAACAAACTGTTTTTGCGTCTCAAAACCCAAAATAGGGAGTTTAAGTGTCAGAATGCCGTCCTCAGAAATGTCGATATTACCAAAGTCTCTGGTCTCAATGGTCATGTTCTAACTCCTCCGTTTACAGGTAGGCACCGGCAATGCTAACCGGGCCGGCATGCCCGTTTACTTCGTAAAAACTTAAACCAGCCGGTTAAAGCCGGGCGTAGTACTTTCGGGCACATATTGGAAATCGCCCTGGTATAAAAAATTGATTGTGGGCATCTGATAAATATCCATATCAAAATCGGCGGGGGCGTAGCGACGAATAGCGCGATCGACATTCCAGTCTATCGATACCGAAGGGGGGGTATACTGCGTGCTAACCTCGCCAGGCGTGTAAGAAAATCTGATTTGCGCGGCAGGTTTAACAACCAGCGATGTTTTAGTCTGTTCCAGCAGTTTTTGATGATAGATCTGAGCGGGTGTAACACCCTTATCAATCTCGGCCATTTGGTCGGCAATTTTCCCATAGTTTGCTGTAGCTTCGAGCACTGCCTGACGCCCTTTTTCGGCGGCTTTGTCCATCAGGTCGCTCATCTTGTGTAGCCCGATGCTGGCAAAGAACGCAGAACTATCCTGTCTTAGCTGCGGTTGTTCGGTGTGCTGAGAAAGTTTACCCTGATTGACATGGGCATCATGTGTCGGAAAGTTATGCTGTGCACTGATGGTGGCGTTTTTAATGTGGTATTTATACTGAATATCGTTGATATTATAGCGAAGAAGGTTTGAAATCTTGTTCATAAAAACCACCTTTTAAAAGCCTGTAGAATCATTTAGATTTATAGGAAATCAAAGATCGTTTTTGGTAAAATCTTGCTTCCCAGTTGCAGCGTCACGGTCCAGGCCATTTCAAATTCTTTGTTATACATAATTTCTTCGGCGAGGTCGACGCTTTCAACACTGTTTTGTAGCTCTTGAAGCGAAACACGATCGCTTTCAAGCTGAGAATAAACGTTGTCGACAAAACTAACATTGTTGCCAATATCCGCAATGGCTATCAGCAGTTTATCGTGTGAGGTCGACAAAACAGAAAGCTCTTCCCCAAGTGCGGAGTTGTTACCAGTGCTGAGATGATCGGCAATATCGTTAAACAAGCTGTAGAAGTTATTGGGCACACCGTTTTCGTTAACGCCATAACCAAAAACATCCAGGCCTGAAATCGACGACTGAACAGCGGTACGGGTATCAAGCTGAAGCGACGCACCACTGCCAGAAACGGACAGACCCAGGCCGATATCCAGGTAGTTGGTGTTATTATAACCGATTTCGGTGGTGGTGCCATCGCCATTATCGACGGCGGCTTTACCGTTGGAGTCGGTTACAAGGTTATCGATTGGGGTGGTGTTGCCATTATAATAGAGAAGGTCGTCACTACCGACAGTAAACGGCACGGAGTTATCCGCGTTGCCAGCTGAATTAAATAGGTAATGGTCGCCGTACTTGCTGTTTGCAATGCTCAGCACCTGATCGCGCAGATTTGTGACTTCATTAGCGAGAATCTGCCGATCTTGGTTACTCATGGTATCGTTCATGCCGTGGATGACGAGATCGTTCATACGCTGATAAACATCGCTTAATGTGCGCAGATTCGATTCTGCCGTGTCCAGGCGGCTGGTCAGTGAATCGGCATTTGAAATATTGCGCTCGTTATCGCTAAGCAGCTTACGCACACGCAGCGCACGCGCTGCACCCGCCACATTTTCGGATGCTTTATTAAAAGAGCGTTGTGTAGATAACTTTTCGTTAGAACTAGATAAGTTGCTCAGATTGGAGCGCATCCCCCTCAAATAGTTGCGAACTGTGATATTATTCGTGATCCGAGTGCCCATAAACACCCTCCTTTTACTTTAAGAGCGACCAACGAGCCCTGTTCTGTTAATCAGCGTATCCAGAATTTCATCCATTGCGGTCATAACACGGCTCATAGCGTTGAACGCTTTGGTCCACTGCGTCATGTCTACGCCTTCTTCTTCCATAGAAACACCGGAAACTTCACTGATGCTGGTCAATACCGAGTCGGCGATGTCGGAGCTGGATTCCAAACAGTTTTTATTGTAGGAGATTTCAGTGGCCAACTGTGAAGTGGTATAAAACTGAATATAAGAGTCAAACGTCCCCTGAAATTCACCAAAATCGTGTTTGGCAGAGAACAATTGCAGCGCATTTGTGACAAAGGTGGTATCGTCGAGACCCTCGCCGGTTGGGTGGATATCCGTTATGAGATAGGTGGCGTCATTAAGCCAATCGCTATTCACTGTCAGATTGGCCGCAGTTGCTTCACCATCGCCCGAAAAGCTGAAAAGCTGCTTATAATTGCCGGAGAGATCGCCGTTACTATCCACTATTGGGATAAAGCTGTTAAAAGCGTTCGCCAACGTGGAAGCGAAAGCGTCTATTTTATCCATGTAATATAGAATACCGTTTTCAAGCGACTCGCCCGCACTGGGTGAAGCGGAAATGCCACGACCATTAAGCATTTCAAGCGAGCCCTTCAAAATGCCGCTGGAAATACCAGTATCATTCCCAGTGCTTTTCCATGAGAGCTCAACAGTCGTATCACTGCCGCCGTTTGAAAGCAACAGGGCATCATAATCGGTATCCTTCACCGCTACGTGGTTATCGGTGCCCATTGTGATGGTTACGGTGCCGTCAGAAAGATTCTGCACCGAAATGTCAGCATACCGTGAAAGTTGATCAATTAGTACATTACGTTGATCCAACAACTCGTTTGGGCCGTAGGTAGAAAGGTTTCCACCATAAGAAACCGTAACCTCATTTTTTATTGTTTTATTGTAATTTGCAATCTGTTCAAGCAATGAATTAACAGTGTTAGTACTGGTGCTCAGATCGGTTTTTTGCTGCTGCCAGAGGTTGCCTAGCTTTGTACTAATCTGTGTAAACACTTGCGTCAGCGTGCGTGAAGCACTTAAAATACTGCTAGCTACCACAGAACTTTGTCCACCCTCGTTCTGCATTTCAGACCAGGCGTTTTCAAGCGAGGTCAGCGCGGACGTGATGGTGCTGGGCTCTATTTCGCTTAGATTTGTTTCAACATCCTGAAGAATGGTGGTAACGGTATCAAAATAGCCGACGTCGGCATATTCGTCGCGAAAGCGCTTGTCTAGATAAGAGTCGCGAATTTGTGAGATGCCCGATACCATCGACCCGGCACCGGCCAAACTGACGGGGTTGCGCGCATAGCGGCTGGAACTGGTGTTAATCGACATTGAAACAAGATCGACGCGCTGACGGGTATATCCCGTAACGCCGATATTTGCAATATTATTACCGACAATGTCGATGGCTTTCTGACTTGCCATCAATCCTCTTGTGGCGGTTTCAAATCCAAAAAAGGTAGGTCTCATAACTTCCTCCTGACTATTCCTGTGGTGACAAAAGATGGTGTAGCTTAGGCCTTCGTTTTAAAGATGCTAGGAGCATTTGTGCCCTGGTGGCTAAGCGCCGCGCTGTAGGGAGTTGCCGATGGCGCAGCGTCACTGTTTGGCTGGGGGACAAGCGATTCAGGGTTTAAGCGCGTGATGTTGGTATGAGCCACCACCATAGATTTATCGTTGGTAAATCTTATTTCGTCCACTGAAGATTGTATTTGCCTAAATAGGGAGGACAGCGATAACTTATGCGTTTCAGGTATTTCTTCAATTAGCTGGGAAAAGGTCAACTGGCTGCAGCCCAGACTTTCTTGAAGCGCGATGCGCTTGCTTTCAAGATTTTCAATCAGCTTGGTGTTGGCTTGCGCTGTGCTGATGGCGTGCTCAATACGAGGCAACGAATTTGAGAGCAATGCGTTGAGCTTCTCCTTCTCATCACGAGCCATGGTATTCAAAGCAGATGTATATTTTTCAAAAAATGCAAATAACTCAGCCGCCTGTGTTTCGGTTATCATGACAGGGCTCCTTTCTGATAATCCATAAAGGGTTTAACCTAAATAATTCAGAATAGAGGCAGCCAGCTGGTGCGTAGGAACACGGTATTCTCCCGCTTCAATCTGGGCCGAAAGCTGCTGCAGACGCGCGCTACTAACACTGGTCTCAACCTCGGCTGCAATATGCTGCACAGTGCTGCCAAATTCGGCTTGACGCGCTGCTTCAGAGCTTATCGATATGCGGTCAGTATTTGAAGCACTTGAAGGCACGTTGGTATTATCCACCTTGACAGAGGACACACTTTTTGTATTTTCGTAGTATTTGAGCGCCTGATTTCTATCTATTCTCATATTAAATCCTCCCCGGACTATATAAAAGTTTTAATCTGAATCCTTTTAATCGCTTATACTCCTAATCGGCAGATGTTTTAGAAAGTTAACAGGTATATTATAAAAATGCTAAATTATAAAACGACCCATCTGGCGTAGCCCTTGTAATCGTTTGGGGCAGTTGTTATAATATAAAAAAGCTATTGTATCATTAGAAGAGGATTCTCGGAGTTTTTACACCGGGCTTTTTCTGGTTATATAAGGAGAATCTGCAGTATGTGTAGAATCGTGTCTGTTTCTAATCAAAAAGGTGGCGTAGGCAAAACTACAACAACTGGGGCAGTTGCCGCCGCTTTTAATAAAAAAGGGTTTAGGGTACTGGCTGTGGATCTTGATCCACAGGGGAATTTAACTTTTAGCGTCAAGGGTGACAACGAGTTGTCAGCCTCTATTTATGATGTATTAAAAGGTGCGGTTAAGCCGCAGCATGCCATTCAACATGTTGACTCCTGCGATTTAATTGCTTCAAACATATTACTTTCCAGCACCGAACTAGACTTTACCGACAAGGGGCGCGAATATCTGCTGCGGGATGTTTTAGAACCACTGAAGTTCTATTACGACTATATTTTTATCGATACGCCGCCAAACCTTGGCATTTTAACTATCAACGCTTTTACCGCATCGGATTATATCATTGTGCCAGTGTTGTCTGATATTTTTAGCTTGCAGGGTCTGGCTCAGCTGCACGAATCGGTTCAGCATATCAAGAGCTATTGCAATAGTAAATTGCAATTTGCCGGTATTTTGCTTAATCGGTTTAACCCTCGTACCGTGCTCGCCAAGGAGATCATGGGTACAGCGGAAATGGTGGCAAAGTCGCTTAATATTCCGTTGTTTGATACAAAAATTCGTTCAAGTGTTGCTGTGTCCGAGGCGCAGTCGGCACAGGTCAGCATCTTTAAATATTCGCGCACCAGCCCTGCCGTCAAGGATTATTTCAACTTTGCTGAAGAACTAATCGAGAGGGGAATGTAGTATTGGCTCGTTCCAAAAAAGACATCGACAGAGAGCTGATGTATAAAAAGATATTGCCAACAGCGGTGTCTACTGAAAATACTTTTGATAAAACAACGCGGGACAATAGGGAAGAGATAGCGCCGCAAAATATACCTTCGGCGACGTTAGAAGTTAACATTCAGAAACCCGTTGAAGTGATAGTTGCTTCTCCGCCTGTTGAAGAGCGTTCCCAAAAGCTACCTGAAGAACAACCCGAAGAACCGTCGATTCAGTCGCAAATAGAAGCGCAGGTAACGCAGGTGCATGCCTCACAGGATGCGCCACCCGCTTTACAAACAGCGGCAGCGCCCACCGAACCGCCGTTGGTCAATCTAATGGAAGCATTTGTGGAAAAGCGTCTGGATGCGGCGCTAAAGAAGTTTAAATGCTGCACTTGCGAAAGATGCCGCAAAGATGTACTGGCTATTACGCTAAACAAACTTCCACCGTTGTATGTGATCGAGGATGATCCCGATATTAGAGACTTACACGAGCGGGAGCGTGCCGCGCAGGTGGCTACCGCTTTGGTACAAGCGATATTAGCTGTTAAAGCAAACCCCACGCACCAGACAAGCCGTTAAAAAAAGCCCTTCATTTAATTGAAGGGCTTTTCTTATACCGAAAGCGTATTTTAATTACTCCTCAGAAAAGGGGCGCTGCAAACTGTTCCACGTGTAGTTGACCGACTCGACACATTCCAAATATTTTTGTGCCACAATACTGCTTTCAAGGCCCAGATCTTCGGCGCATTTAGAAACGGCCGACCAATCAGCCGCCTCATAAGCAAGAATCAGGCGGTACAAAGTGCCAGCAGGGCCAGATTTGTCAATGAGCGCATCACGGATTTCGTCGATAATCGGAAGTTCTTTAAGCGCTTCTTCAAGTGGAATTTCAAGAAGAATATCCAGCGTTGAAAACATACCCAGCAAATAGGCGTCAGACTTAGCCATATCAAGCCGGGTGGCATATTGTGAAAGTTCTGAGCACAAACTGCCGCGCAAAAAAGAGGTTTTAATGATTTCAGCAGAAAGGTCGCCGTCGCTCTGCTTAAAGCTAAGCAAATAAACCCATTGCTTGAGCTGGCCTAAGCCCAATACAACCAACGCCTGCTTGACCGAGCGCACCCGGTTGCGAAGCGCAAAATAAGCTGAGTTAACCAAACGGATCAACGAGAACGCCAATGTAACGTCGCGTGTAATAATGGTGGATATTTCGTCAACATCGGGTTCATCACGCGTGACGGCGATCATCAGTTGAAAGAAGTTACTCTGTAAATGATCAAGGCGATTCATCTTTGAACTGAAAGCCTGCGAAACGGCGCTACCCTGAAAATAGCCACAGCCCATCGCCTTGGCCTGCTGATATTTTTCGGAGCTGTCGACGTTGTAGGCAATAACCTTCTTCTTAAAACTTTTTGCGATATCAACGGCACTTGACGTGGTTTCATCCAGCGTGTTCATATTAATTTTTAAAAAATCGGATTCACCCAGCAGCGAGAAAAACCGGGGAGAGAATTCAAAGCCCCGCATAGCGATCCGATATCCGGTGCGTTTGAGGTTGATAATCTCGCGTAACGCATCGGGGTGGATTGCCGCGCTGTCATCAATCACAATGACAAGGCTGTGAGGGTTAAACATTCGAGGGACTCTACGCAGCAAAAGATTGGGCGTGAAAGGAATAAAAGCTGTCTTGCTGTCCATAAAGCTATTGCTGTCAAGCTGAGTCAAAAAGCCTTCTATGGCATTGGCGGCCAGAGTATCCCCTTGGTTATAGAGGCTTGCGCGGTTGTCCTCATAAAGCAGCTCGTATCCAAGCAGCTCTTTGCTGTCACTCATGATCGGCTGGCGAACCACATTTGTTTGCATAACGGTTCCTCCCGAAGATTTCTATATCGCAACAAATTGATAATAGACAGAATACCTGCCATTACTATAACATATTTAGAAATAAAACGTAATATCTCTTAAAATTTATAACCGAATCTAAAATCCAGCTCTTTTTTAGTTCCCAACGCCTAATAATTGCTGATCAATTGCGCTTGGCCCAATAAATATCGATTTTGTCACCGTTTTGAATCGGTTCGATATAAGATGCATCGACGCCATTATGAAGCAGCACAATGTCGCCCTGGGGCTTGGTGGGGTCGATGTCCACTAGGTTGAGCATATCCACAAACTGATAGATCCCGCCACCAGGCTTTGGGGGCAGTGTGCGCTTGGTACCGTTGACGGTGACTTCCAGCGCCTGAACAACCGGCATGGGTAACGGTTGCACCTCGTTGGCAGAGGGTTTTTGGGCAACCTCTGAGGCGCTTGCAGAAACGGCTTGAGGTAAAGTTTGTGCAGTGGCGGCCAGCGGTACGTCGATAGTAGCCGTAGCTACCGCGGGCTGTGACACAGCAGCTATTGGCGCGTGCATGTTGGTCGGCTGTTCCTGTTTTGCTGGCTCGTCAGCCGCAGGCGCGGTTGACGCAATAATAGCGTCGTTGTTTTTTAACCGATAGGTTTTAGATCGGGGCAAACCGTTAACGAGAAAGATCAACCCTTGGTCATCGACGCCTAGGTGTCCAAGCAAATCACCGAGTGTTTTAATGATTGAAACTTCAATCCGATCTTTGTTATGTATTTGTTGCCCCGGTACAGCGCGCCGCCCATTTATTGTTGCAAAACAACCGCCTTCAACAGCTGAACCATGGTAATAAACTGTAACGGAATCACCAGCCACAGCAAGCTGGTCGATGTTCAGCGTGGCATCCTTGCCGCTCTGAGCCAAAACAACCTCAATTTCGTCGCCGCTCTTAACCGAGCTGGAAATGCTGGCTGACTCCCCGTTTAGGCGAAGTTCTGCGGGCTGCAGATAACCACCTCTGGCGATGCAGCGCTTTCCGTTGAGCTCATATTCGATACTGCGCCCATTTTTGCCCAAGATATCGCCGTATTTATAGCCGCACAGCAATAAAACATCCATCAGGGGCATCACCGTGCTGCGGAAAAGTTGCTTTTTCTCGCCATTGACGGTGACCGAAAAACCGCGATGCTCTCCAGCAGCAGCAGCTGTGAGTGCAATCCCGAGTGGGGTAGCGTATTCCGGCCCCTGCAAATCCTGATTAGCGGTCATCACGCGCTTCATGAAGTTGTTTCCACCAACTGCAACCTTACGCTGATCTATGCCAAGCTTGTCCGCGACTAGCGCACATAGCGTGGGAACTTTACTGCCCCCGCCTACAAGAAAAACTGCGGCAGGGGATCGGGTATTCGCCTGCACTATCTTTTCGCAAATAACCTTGCTTAGCGTGTCGATGGCACCACCAATTGATTCAAGCAATGCCTCGCGTGATACAGTGTAATCAAAACCCATGATATCGCTGTACGCAAATTCAGCTGTATCGGTGGTCAAAAGGTGCTTCATATTTTCAGCGGTCGCAAAATCCACCAGATATTTGCGGATGATTTCTTCTGTTATTTCATCGCCTGCTACCGTGGCCATGGTGTAGGCGGTTACGCTGCCCTCATCGCAGATGGCGATATCCGACGTGCCCGCGCCAATATCTACTAACGCCAAATTTAACAGTCGTAGCTCGGCGGGGATGACCGCGTTCATAGCGGCGATCGGTTCCAGTGTCAAAAAATCAATTTCAAGGTCAATTTTGCCCATGGCGGCCGAAAGCGAATCGACAACCTCACTGGGTAAAAAGGTGGCGATGACCTCCACTCGGACATCTTTGCCTTTATGCCCAAGAATAGTGGAGTAAGTATAGTTATCCAGAGAAAACCGCTTGACGGAATAGCCGACGCAGTAAAATTCAAGGTCGCCTTCCACCTCAGCCAGCGCCTCGCTAGCACGGCTCACAGCACCCATTTCCAGTTCATAAACGGTCTCTTTGCTGATAGCCTGCTTAGGTGAGAGGATCATCGAAAAATCAGCGGTGTTGGTTTTAAGTGCACGACCTGCCGCAGCCACACAGACCCTGTGGAGCGTAAAGCCCAGCTGACTTTCTAAAGAAGCCTTTACCCGACCTGCCAACGCAGCGACTTCGTCGATATCTTCAATCTGGCCGTCAATCATGGCACGCTTTTCGTGTTCAATCGCCTCAATCGCCACAATATGGAACCGGTCACTTCGCATCAGGCCGACCAGACCAATGATACTGCGGGTACCGATATCTAAGGCAAATACCAACTCATCCGGATTAATGCCAGAAAGAAAATTAGTGTTTGTTTTTGACCAGTCCTTCATAGTTTGCACTCCCATACCAACTGATGCTTAATCGTAGCGATTCTTTTTACGGTTTTGAATTTCTATACGCTGCAACTTAAACAAAACATTACATAGCTGGTCTATTTGCCGAGTTGAAAAGCTGACGAATTCGCAACCGTATTGTTTTTTACCGGGTATTGACCGCTTGGAAGGAATTTCGCGGCATACTCGACACCAGAATTCCATTTTTTTATCCATTAACTGAAAAGTTGTCAGTAAAAGGTCGCCCGGATTTAGATTTCTGTCACTGCTAATTCGGACACCGCCCAAACTAATGTCGTAAAGTGCCAGCGTCATCGAATCTTCTTCAGCGTCCGCCTGGGTGTAGTCCTCATGTTGTAAAACGGCAGTTGCCATTACATTGGTATTAAGCCTAAAATATTTGCGGCGCTCATGGCCTTGTGCGGTGTGTACATTCACCAGCGTAAGCATACTGGTTGTTGATATATAAACATTTCCGCGCATTAATAAGAAACCCTGTTTGCACGCAAAAGAAATTATTTTCACCGGGGTATTATATGCCACCAGGGGCAACCGCTCGTCCTCCTGTGCAGAAACAATAGTTATACGCGCGTCATCTTCAGGGTCTATCGATTCCACACGCGCGACCACGAGTAGGTCATTTTGTTCGGTTTTTATTTCGCAAAGGTTGCCGACCAACTCTTGCAAATAGGTCTTTTTCTCAGGCATTATCCGTTCCTCCTGGTGTCTGGCTTACTGTCAGAATGATGCAAAAAAACAATACATATTTTTGTTTTTATTCTTTGAGAAAGATTTGACATTTTTACACATCTTTTAGCCAATGTACTGTACAATCATATGTTTCTACAGGTGTATATATCAATACTATAACATTTTTTCTAAAAAGAAACCAGATTTTTTAGCGCATAATAGCCTTATACTCTATTTTTTTGAAGCCGGGCGGTGTCGTTGCTCAACCTGCTGTCGCAATTGCTCCGGGTCGGTGTGGTTGGTGGACGGTGGTAACTGACTGTAATGCTTGATATCCTTTGAAATCTTCATCAGCTGGCCGTAGATGATGGCGACAATCTGATAAAGCTCGGGTGGGATCGGTCGGCCAACCTCGAGCATGCACATCAGTGAAGCGGCGCTGTCATCCCGAAAAACAGGGATCCCCTTGCTTTCAGCAATATCGATTATTTTTTCGGCAACGTTGCCGCAGCCCGAGGCAATGACCACCGGGGCAACATCAGCTTCCTCCTGATATTTAAGTGCGACAGCCTTACTCCTTTTATCAGACTTTGACATCTACACCCGTCCTTTTGTGTGGTAATGTTTTGAATACGTCCATGAGCGAGCGATGTTTTTCAAGCTTATCCACAGACAGATTCAGCAGTCGGTACCCTGTGGAGGCGATTTGATCCCGCACCGGCGTAGCCAGAGCCGAAAAGGCTGGCAGATAAGGTGAGGGGCAGAAAAGGTTGATCATAATATCCTTTTCGACCACGGCAAGCTCCGCTTCAAAACGGCCTATGCCGTCAATATCAAATACAATCAGCATATGGATGCAACCCTGCACACGATCGCCTTTAGCATTGGTGCTCTCGGCATTGGGGTCTATCCAGATTTCTGCAAACGATTTTAGATCATCCGACTGTACTGGAACAATGTAATGTAATAGCGGCGTAAAATTGCACGGCGATGAAAGAAGGCTGTAGATAATTTTTTCTATCTTTTCGCCACCAATCGTTGCCAGTTCACTGTTATCATTCTGCTTGCTGATGATTTCAGCAATGATATTCATCACCTTCGAGGGTTCCTGTTCGCGGCTTGTCTGATTGTAGTCATACAGCAAATCGGCTAGCATCTGCTTTTGTGCGTCTCCGTCCAAAATAGTGGAAAGGCTACCGACGCATTCCTTCAAAAAGTTAGGGTTATCATTAAATCTAGAAAGATTATAGATGATCATTGGAAGCACTTTTTGAAGCTTAGGCGAATATAAAATGCTGCTTTTGACAGAGTTAAGCAGCGATAAGGTCTGGTCTTTAAGCTCGGAAAAATTGTTTTGTGCCCCAGGTTCATTAAAACGTGTAGCCAGCTCAGACAGTTTTTGAGAAATTGAAGCGCTGCTTGTCATATTTTCGGACAAAAAAGAAAGACCATTTGAAATTGATTTTAGAATTTTTTTCTGAGAGGAGATAGCGTTGAGCGATTTTAAGAGATTACAGATGCCATAGCGCATTTCAGGTTTATCATTTTGCGCAATTTGCTGGCGTAAAAAATCAAATAAATCACCTTTAAAGGAGGTGGAAGCCTGCTCCTGCTTTAAAAGCTCTCCGGCTATATCCTCGGGTGAAATCAGCATGTCGTTAAAAAGCTGTCCAATTTCATCGGTCAGAGCCTGATTATTCACCGGAATCAGCTTAATAATTTCTTGAAGCATATCGATGTTCTTTAAAAAGCTGACGGTAACAGAAGGATCTTTTAAAAGGTTCATCAAAATGACGGCACTGTTTTCGCGTTCGAGAAAACCGTTATTTTGTTGTAATATCTCGCTTTGCTCGCCGGGTTTTATCACCTTAGTAACATCGGAAAGATGGAAAGGGATGG from Oscillospiraceae bacterium MB24-C1 includes the following:
- a CDS encoding ParA family protein, with the translated sequence MCRIVSVSNQKGGVGKTTTTGAVAAAFNKKGFRVLAVDLDPQGNLTFSVKGDNELSASIYDVLKGAVKPQHAIQHVDSCDLIASNILLSSTELDFTDKGREYLLRDVLEPLKFYYDYIFIDTPPNLGILTINAFTASDYIIVPVLSDIFSLQGLAQLHESVQHIKSYCNSKLQFAGILLNRFNPRTVLAKEIMGTAEMVAKSLNIPLFDTKIRSSVAVSEAQSAQVSIFKYSRTSPAVKDYFNFAEELIERGM
- a CDS encoding late competence development ComFB family protein, whose protein sequence is MARSKKDIDRELMYKKILPTAVSTENTFDKTTRDNREEIAPQNIPSATLEVNIQKPVEVIVASPPVEERSQKLPEEQPEEPSIQSQIEAQVTQVHASQDAPPALQTAAAPTEPPLVNLMEAFVEKRLDAALKKFKCCTCERCRKDVLAITLNKLPPLYVIEDDPDIRDLHERERAAQVATALVQAILAVKANPTHQTSR
- the flgK gene encoding flagellar hook-associated protein FlgK, with translation MRPTFFGFETATRGLMASQKAIDIVGNNIANIGVTGYTRQRVDLVSMSINTSSSRYARNPVSLAGAGSMVSGISQIRDSYLDKRFRDEYADVGYFDTVTTILQDVETNLSEIEPSTITSALTSLENAWSEMQNEGGQSSVVASSILSASRTLTQVFTQISTKLGNLWQQQKTDLSTSTNTVNSLLEQIANYNKTIKNEVTVSYGGNLSTYGPNELLDQRNVLIDQLSRYADISVQNLSDGTVTITMGTDNHVAVKDTDYDALLLSNGGSDTTVELSWKSTGNDTGISSGILKGSLEMLNGRGISASPSAGESLENGILYYMDKIDAFASTLANAFNSFIPIVDSNGDLSGNYKQLFSFSGDGEATAANLTVNSDWLNDATYLITDIHPTGEGLDDTTFVTNALQLFSAKHDFGEFQGTFDSYIQFYTTSQLATEISYNKNCLESSSDIADSVLTSISEVSGVSMEEEGVDMTQWTKAFNAMSRVMTAMDEILDTLINRTGLVGRS
- a CDS encoding carbon storage regulator, with amino-acid sequence MLVISRKSGQTFHIGDNIHITITEISGDKVKIGIDAPLELNVLRDELLQTIKSNVAAVHKADNDAVHTLAASLKQIGLQNKKMPNGQ
- a CDS encoding flagellar assembly protein FliW; protein product: MTIETRDFGNIDISEDGILTLKLPILGFETQKQFVILYDDEMGDALGWLQSVDDKDVCFIIIDPHMVFDNYAPSVAPSVLTKLELSTQEDAVFRNLVVIHTQTGEATVNLKSPLVINPAKKLAAQVVLDQDYSVRTPLNNVGEGSLC
- a CDS encoding flagellar biosynthesis anti-sigma factor FlgM; the protein is MRIDRNQALKYYENTKSVSSVKVDNTNVPSSASNTDRISISSEAARQAEFGSTVQHIAAEVETSVSSARLQQLSAQIEAGEYRVPTHQLAASILNYLG
- a CDS encoding DUF6470 family protein, coding for MNKISNLLRYNINDIQYKYHIKNATISAQHNFPTHDAHVNQGKLSQHTEQPQLRQDSSAFFASIGLHKMSDLMDKAAEKGRQAVLEATANYGKIADQMAEIDKGVTPAQIYHQKLLEQTKTSLVVKPAAQIRFSYTPGEVSTQYTPPSVSIDWNVDRAIRRYAPADFDMDIYQMPTINFLYQGDFQYVPESTTPGFNRLV
- a CDS encoding HDOD domain-containing protein yields the protein MQTNVVRQPIMSDSKELLGYELLYEDNRASLYNQGDTLAANAIEGFLTQLDSNSFMDSKTAFIPFTPNLLLRRVPRMFNPHSLVIVIDDSAAIHPDALREIINLKRTGYRIAMRGFEFSPRFFSLLGESDFLKINMNTLDETTSSAVDIAKSFKKKVIAYNVDSSEKYQQAKAMGCGYFQGSAVSQAFSSKMNRLDHLQSNFFQLMIAVTRDEPDVDEISTIITRDVTLAFSLIRLVNSAYFALRNRVRSVKQALVVLGLGQLKQWVYLLSFKQSDGDLSAEIIKTSFLRGSLCSELSQYATRLDMAKSDAYLLGMFSTLDILLEIPLEEALKELPIIDEIRDALIDKSGPAGTLYRLILAYEAADWSAVSKCAEDLGLESSIVAQKYLECVESVNYTWNSLQRPFSEE